One Heptranchias perlo isolate sHepPer1 chromosome 2, sHepPer1.hap1, whole genome shotgun sequence DNA segment encodes these proteins:
- the LOC137337052 gene encoding CD83 antigen-like isoform X2 encodes MEVGLCCRLKRPGLLILQSALFLLGTEAVTEVNVRLGEGVKLPCGAQYKSGVQYRAISWYKVADDGSFSGIVRKDIKENIDRKYLGYNGSVELASAIPYSLIIHNVSSEDLGTYRCSFWAPLGEQNKQADMRLQEGDDPNQSEGINWITLSLIIVGVSALPVLCMYLVYMKCIRETETCTKQKMKNYTQLFGDKRLFYSII; translated from the exons ATGGAAGTTGGGCTGTGCTGCAGACTGAAGCGACCGGGGCTTTTAATACTACAGTCAG CGCTGTTCTTACTGGGTACAGAAGCTGTGACGGAAGTTAATGTAAGGTTGGGTGAAGGAGTAAAGCTGCCCTGTGGTGCTCAGTACAAATCTGGAGTTCAGTACCGAGCAATCAGCTGGTACAAG GTAGCTGATGATGGGTCCTTTTCAGGAATTGTTCGAAAGGATATAAAAGAGAACATTGACAGGAAGTATCTGGGTTACAATGGATCGGTTGAGTTAGCTTCTGCTATTCCCTATTCCTTGATTATTCACAATGTCTCGAGTGAAGACTTGGGAACGTACCGGTGTTCCTTTTGGGCGCCGCTTGGAGAACAAAACAAACAGGCAGACATGAGACTTCAAGAAGGGG ATGATCCCAATCAATCTGAAGGAATAAATTGGATCACGCTGTCGTTAATTATAGTGGGAGTTTCTGCTCTTCCTGTTCTGTGCATGTATCTTGTGTACATG aaATGTATCAGAGAAACAGAAACCTGTACAAAGCAGAAAATGAAGAACTACACACAACTATTTGGGGACAAAAGACTTTTTTATAGCATAATTTAA
- the LOC137337052 gene encoding CD83 antigen-like isoform X1, with translation MEVGLCCRLKRPGLLILQSAALFLLGTEAVTEVNVRLGEGVKLPCGAQYKSGVQYRAISWYKVADDGSFSGIVRKDIKENIDRKYLGYNGSVELASAIPYSLIIHNVSSEDLGTYRCSFWAPLGEQNKQADMRLQEGDDPNQSEGINWITLSLIIVGVSALPVLCMYLVYMKCIRETETCTKQKMKNYTQLFGDKRLFYSII, from the exons ATGGAAGTTGGGCTGTGCTGCAGACTGAAGCGACCGGGGCTTTTAATACTACAGTCAG CAGCGCTGTTCTTACTGGGTACAGAAGCTGTGACGGAAGTTAATGTAAGGTTGGGTGAAGGAGTAAAGCTGCCCTGTGGTGCTCAGTACAAATCTGGAGTTCAGTACCGAGCAATCAGCTGGTACAAG GTAGCTGATGATGGGTCCTTTTCAGGAATTGTTCGAAAGGATATAAAAGAGAACATTGACAGGAAGTATCTGGGTTACAATGGATCGGTTGAGTTAGCTTCTGCTATTCCCTATTCCTTGATTATTCACAATGTCTCGAGTGAAGACTTGGGAACGTACCGGTGTTCCTTTTGGGCGCCGCTTGGAGAACAAAACAAACAGGCAGACATGAGACTTCAAGAAGGGG ATGATCCCAATCAATCTGAAGGAATAAATTGGATCACGCTGTCGTTAATTATAGTGGGAGTTTCTGCTCTTCCTGTTCTGTGCATGTATCTTGTGTACATG aaATGTATCAGAGAAACAGAAACCTGTACAAAGCAGAAAATGAAGAACTACACACAACTATTTGGGGACAAAAGACTTTTTTATAGCATAATTTAA